The Corallococcus silvisoli genome contains the following window.
GGCGCTACGCCGCGTTGCTCGTGGGCCTGGGGCTGGCTTGCATTGGCGGTGCCGCGGTGAGCGACGGCAATCCCATCATCACCGTGGCGCCGGTGGTGGCCGCGACCGTGGTGTGGGGGATGACGAAGGCCCCGCTGCGCTACCAGGCGCTCGCGGTCCTCTACCTGGTGCTCGCGGTGGACTATACGCCCGAGCGCCCACAGTCGATGTTCTGGAAGTCGCCCCTCTTTCCCCTGGGGCAGCTGCTGTTCTCCCAGTTGCATGAGCTGGTGGGCATTGGCGCGCTGCGCTTCCCGCTCATCGACGTGCTCATCATCGGCCTGATTGGGCTGGGCATCTACCGGCGAGCGACGAAGTCCACCATCGACCCACCCGTGGTGCCGCTGCCCCGGCCGCTCATCGTGCTGGTGGCGCTGTCGGCCGTCACCATCCTGTGGATGGAGGTCTGGGGCATCCTCAACGGCGGGGACGTGAAGAACTCGCTGTGGCAGTGGCATCAGGCGGCGTGCATGCCGCTCATGGTCATGATGTTCCACTACAGCCTGCGAGGGCCCCAGGACTGGCCGGCCGTGGCCCGGACGGTCATCGCTGGCGCGCTCACCAAGTCCGCGGTGAGCACGTACTTCGCGGTCGTCGTCATCCCGGAGATCGGCAAGGAGATTGAGTACACCACGTGCCACTCGGACTCGATGACCTTCATCTTCGCGCTCATGGTGTGTGTCACCCGATGGCTGGAGCGACCCAAGGCGGCCCATGCCATCCGCGGGATCGTCGTCGCGGTGCTGGTGTTCGTCGGGATGTTCTACAACGACCGTCGGCTGGCGTATGTGAGCATGGTGGGGTCGATGGGGGCCGCGTACCTGTTCAATCCGTGGACGCCGCTGAAGAAGTTCGTCACGCGCGCGGCCATCCTGATGCTTCCGCTCGGCGTCGTGTATCTGGGCGTCGGCTGGAACTCGAGCAGTGGCGTCTTCAAGCCGGTGCAGACGTTCCGCTCCCTCGTCGAGGGCCAGCACGCGGAAGGGGAGCTGGACTACCGCGACATCGAGAATCTCAATCTCATCGCCACGTGGAGCAGCCATCCGCTGGTGGGGGTCGGCTATGGGCATGAGTTCGTGCTGGATTACCCGATGCCGGATATTGCCTTCGTGTTCCCCCAGTTCC
Protein-coding sequences here:
- the wzy gene encoding exopolysaccharide repeat unit polymerase, whose protein sequence is MYAPPNPSYWRYAALLVGLGLACIGGAAVSDGNPIITVAPVVAATVVWGMTKAPLRYQALAVLYLVLAVDYTPERPQSMFWKSPLFPLGQLLFSQLHELVGIGALRFPLIDVLIIGLIGLGIYRRATKSTIDPPVVPLPRPLIVLVALSAVTILWMEVWGILNGGDVKNSLWQWHQAACMPLMVMMFHYSLRGPQDWPAVARTVIAGALTKSAVSTYFAVVVIPEIGKEIEYTTCHSDSMTFIFALMVCVTRWLERPKAAHAIRGIVVAVLVFVGMFYNDRRLAYVSMVGSMGAAYLFNPWTPLKKFVTRAAILMLPLGVVYLGVGWNSSSGVFKPVQTFRSLVEGQHAEGELDYRDIENLNLIATWSSHPLVGVGYGHEFVLDYPMPDIAFVFPQFRYHPHNSLLGLLAFGGVLGFTGIWMYLVATVYLTARAYHRSYAAEHRSAALVIIGVVASYLNQVFGDMGIISYICTMLVAVSVTMTGKMAMVTGAWPWPGRERALGLRPVTDHREVA